A DNA window from Hoplias malabaricus isolate fHopMal1 chromosome 5, fHopMal1.hap1, whole genome shotgun sequence contains the following coding sequences:
- the wnt1 gene encoding protein Wnt-1, whose protein sequence is MWCAALRVLALLLGLKGACVLLVSALSGTSAANSSGRWWGIVNVASSANLLTNTKSVQLALDPSLSLLSRRQRKLIRQNPGILHAIAAGLHTAIKECKWQFRNRRWNCPTSHTPTVFGKIVNRGCRETAFVFAITSAGVTHAVARSCSEGSIESCTCDYRRRGPGGPDWHWGGCSDNVDFGRVFGRDFVDSSERGRDLRYLTNLHNNEAGRITVAAEMRQECKCHGMSGSCTIRTCWMRLPSFRSVGDVLKDRFDGASRVVYANKGSNRASHRADPRHLQPENPAHKLPSNRDLVYFEKSPNFCSYNGKLGTLGTSGRTCNSSSPALDGCELLCCGRGYKTRMEKVTERCHCTFHWCCHVSCLNCTSTQTLHQCL, encoded by the exons ATGTGGTGTG CCGCCTTGCGCGTGCTCGCGCTGCTGCTGGGACTGAAGGGCGCGTGCGTTTTGCTCGTGTCCGCGCTGTCGGGAACGAGCGCGGCGAACAGTAGCGGCCGCTGGTG GGGCATCGTGAATGTGGCATCTTCAGCCAATCTCCTCACCAACACCAAAAGTGTTCAGTTGGCCCTGGACCCCAGCTTGTCCTTACTGAGCCGACGTCAGAGGAAGCTGATCAGACAGAACCCGGGCATCCTCCACGCCATCGCTGCCGGCCTTCACACCGCTATTAAAGAGTGCAAGTGGCAGTTCCGCAACCGCCGCTGGAACTGCCCCACCTCGCACACCCCCACCGTCTTTGGCAAAATCGTCAACAGAG GTTGCCGAGAGACAGCCTTCGTGTTTGCCATCACGAGTGCAGGGGTCACCCATGCTGTGGCCCGCTCCTGCTCCGAGGGCTCCATCGAGTCCTGCACCTGCGACTACAGGCGGCGGGGCCCCGGTGGCCCGGACTGGCACTGGGGGGGCTGCAGCGACAATGTGGACTTTGGCAGGGTGTTCGGACGAGACTTTGTGGACTCCAGCGAGAGAGGCCGAGACCTGAGATACCTCACCAATCTACACAACAACGAGGCGGGCAGAATA ACTGTTGCGGCTGAGATGCGTCAGGAGTGTAAGTGTCATGGCATGTCAGGCTCCTGCACCATAAGAACCTGCTGGATGCGTCTGCCCAGCTTCAGATCGGTGGGAGATGTCCTTAAAGATCGCTTCGATGGGGCCTCCCGAGTGGTGTATGCCAACAAAGGCAGTAACCGGGCATCTCACCGGGCAGACCCCCGCCACCTGCAGCCTGAGAACCCAGCACACAAACTGCCATCCAACCGGGACCTCGTCTACTTTGAGAAGTCGCCTAATTTTTGCTCCTATAATGGAAAATTAGGCACGCTGGGCACATCTGGGCGCACCTGTAACAGCTCGTCTCCGGCACTGGATGGCTGTGAGCTGCTGTGCTGTGGCCGTGGCTATAAGACTCGCATGGAAAAGGTGACGGAGAGATGCCACTGCACTTTTCACTGGTGCTGCCACGTCAGCTGCCTCAACTGCACCAGCACACAGACCCTGCACCAGTGTTTataa
- the wnt10b gene encoding protein Wnt-10b — protein sequence METPRQRRPARVLILAAALLSPAFTVLCNDILGLKVAGEPVLTPNAVCLRLAGLSKRQMRLCVRSPDVTASALQGIQVAIHECQHQLRDQRWNCSTLENHGKVPHQSTILNRGFRESAFSLALLAAGVAHSVASACSLGKLRGCGCEAKRRLDDDKIRLKLTQLQLQTLQKSGVSLAGAVGRTPEFSPNHSGLPAYLRSAHPSTILKPLPDEVSPFQDTWEWGGCSHDARFGVRFSRDWLDSRGSSRDIHARMKMHNNRVGRQTVTENMKRKCKCHGTSGSCQFKTCWYVSPEFRLVGSLLRQKFLSAVFINSQNKNSGVFNPRVGSGTVGSQRRGLSGALVYFEKSPDFCEREPSVDSPGTQGRTCNKSSPGMDSCGSLCCGRGHNVLKQTRSERCNCRFHWCCYVLCDECRVTEWVNVCK from the exons ATGGAAACGCCGCGCCAACGTCGTCCGGCTCGAGTCCTGATTCTGGCCGCAGCGCTTCTGTCACCTGCGTTCAC GGTGCTGTGTAATGACATCTTGGGTCTGAAGGTGGCAGGAGAACCCGTGCTGACCCCTAATGCTGTGTGTTTACGATTGGCGGGCCTGAGTAAGAGGCAGATGCGGCTGTGTGTGCGCAGTCCTGATGTCACAGCTTCGGCCCTGCAGGGCATTCAGGTCGCCATTCATGAATGCCAGCACCAGCTCAGAGATCAGCGCTGGAACTGCTCCACACTGGAGAACCACGGCAAAGTGCCCCACCAGAGCACTATACTCAACAGGG GTTTCAGAGAAAGTGCCTTCTCCCTGGCTCTGCTGGCTGCAGGTGTGGCTCACTCAGTGGCCTCTGCCTGCAGTCTGGGCAAGCTTCGTGGCTGCGGCTGCGAGGCAAAGCGTAGACTGGATGATGACAAAATCCGGCTGAAGCTCACGCAACTGCAGCTGCAGACGCTTCAGAAAAGTGGCGTAAGCTTGGCAGGAGCGGTAGGGCGCACACCTGAGTTTAGTCCCAATCACAGCGGCCTGCCTGCGTACCTGCGGAGCGCCCATCCCTCCACGATCCTAAAACCACTGCCCGATGAGGTCTCCCCCTTCCAGGACACGTGGGAATGGGGCGGATGCAGCCATGATGCACGCTTCGGTGTCCGCTTCTCCAGAGACTGGCTGGACTCCAGAGGCTCATCAAGGGACATACACGCTCGCATGAAGATGCACAACAACCGAGTGGGTAGGCAG ACAGTGACTGAAAACATGAAGAGAAAGTGCAAGTGCCACGGCACCTCTGGCAGCTGCCAGTTCAAAACATGCTGGTATGTGTCCCCTGAATTCCGGCTGGTGGGCTCCCTGCTACGGCAGAAGTTCCTGTCTGCAGTCTTCATCAACTCCCAGAACAAGAACAGCGGCGTGTTTAACCCGAGAGTGGGATCTGGGACAGTGGGTTCACAGCGCCGTGGCCTCTCGGGGGCTCTGGTGTACTTTGAGAAGTCGCCAGATTTCTGCGAGCGCGAGCCGTCTGTGGACTCGCCAGGAACACAGGGCCGCACCTGTAACAAGAGCAGCCCGGGCATGGACAGCTGTGGCTCGCTGTGCTGCGGCCGGGGACACAACGTCCTGAAACAAACGCGCAGTGAACGCTGCAACTGCCGTTTCCACTGGTGCTGTTACGTCCTCTGTGATGAGTGCCGGGTCACAGAGTGGGTCAATGTCTGCAAGTGA
- the arf3a gene encoding ADP-ribosylation factor 3a, which translates to MGNIFGNLLKSLIGKKEMRILMVGLDAAGKTTILYKLKLGEIVTTIPTIGFNVETVEYKNISFTVWDVGGQDKIRPLWRHYFQNTQGLIFVVDSNDRERVNEAREELMRMLAEDELRDAVLLVFANKQDLPNAMNAAEITDKLGLHSLRHRNWYIQATCATSGDGLYEGLDWLANQLKNKK; encoded by the exons ATGGGGAACATTTTCGGGAACCTCCTAAAGAGTCTTATAGGAAAAAAGGAGATGCGGATTTTGATGGTTGGCCTGGATGCAGCAGGGAAGACCACAATCCTGTATAAACTGAAGCTCGGAGAAATAGTGACAACAATTCCCACTATTG GTTTCAATGTGGAGACCGTTGAGTACAAGAACATCAGTTTCACAGTGTGGGATGTGGGTGGTCAGGACAAGATCAGACCTTTATGGCGACACTACTTTCAGAACACACAGG GTCTTATATTTGTGGTGGACAGCAATGATCGTGAACGAGTGAATGAGGCCAGAGAGGAGCTGATGAGGATGTTAGCTGAAGATGAACTGAGAGATGCTGTTTTGCTGGTCTTCGCAAACAAACAG GACCTGCCAAACGCCATGAACGCAGCAGAGATCACAGACAAACTAGGCCTACACTCGCTCCGTCATCGCAACTGGTACATCCAGGCTACCTGCGCAACCAGCGGAGATGGCTTGTATGAGGGGCTGGATTGGCTGGCCAACCAGCTCAAAAACAAGAAGTGA